In Candidatus Thiodictyon syntrophicum, a genomic segment contains:
- the hemN gene encoding oxygen-independent coproporphyrinogen III oxidase, with product MTAALFADIPRELIERFDQATSDAVGLPPPAGGQRQAAAHYAASLRALGGRPEEPVALYVHLPFCPVRCLYCACHTTVTHDGTKIDRYLDTLERELDLVTERLGRGRALAQLHLGGGTPNYLTDCQLIRLMEMLAHHFRIGTDTATNIECNPRRTSAGQLDLLKGLGFKGVSFGIQDLDARVQHAIGRVNSVSLVRDVCATARDIGFDCINLDLIYGLPNQTPQGFASTLDRVIEISPDRVRLFSYAHHPTTRPHQYAIDAASLPGPAEKLALLHGAVHTFTESGYSWIGVDSFVRNGDELADAQAAGTLRHTCIGYTCGPARHLLACGTSSLGEVDGVYVQNEPNADAWRKAIEAGRLPILWGHRLSDDDQRRHQAIQHLLCNLEVPLNLLAGLAADYERLVRCAEHGLVEVGTDRIKVTPRGRYFLRGLCTQTEPSLGWSNNHWGVPQLR from the coding sequence ATGACCGCGGCCCTCTTCGCCGATATCCCACGGGAACTGATCGAACGCTTCGACCAGGCGACGAGTGACGCGGTCGGCCTCCCGCCGCCCGCGGGCGGGCAGCGGCAGGCGGCGGCGCACTATGCCGCGTCGCTGCGCGCGCTCGGCGGGCGCCCGGAGGAGCCGGTGGCACTCTATGTCCACCTGCCCTTCTGTCCGGTGCGCTGTCTCTATTGCGCCTGCCACACCACCGTCACCCACGACGGGACCAAGATCGACCGTTATCTGGACACCCTGGAGCGGGAACTGGACCTGGTCACCGAGCGGCTCGGCCGCGGCCGGGCCCTGGCCCAACTCCACTTGGGCGGTGGGACGCCCAACTATCTCACCGACTGCCAATTGATCCGCCTGATGGAGATGTTGGCACACCATTTCCGGATCGGCACCGACACCGCGACCAACATCGAATGCAATCCCCGGCGCACCTCGGCCGGGCAACTGGATCTCCTCAAGGGGCTCGGCTTCAAGGGCGTGAGCTTCGGTATCCAGGACCTGGACGCCCGGGTCCAGCACGCCATCGGGCGTGTCAATTCGGTGAGCCTGGTACGCGACGTCTGCGCCACCGCCCGCGACATCGGGTTCGATTGTATCAACCTGGACCTGATCTACGGGCTCCCCAACCAGACCCCCCAGGGCTTCGCCTCGACCCTGGACCGGGTCATCGAGATCAGCCCGGACCGGGTGCGCCTCTTCAGCTACGCCCACCACCCCACCACGCGCCCGCACCAATACGCCATCGACGCCGCCTCCCTGCCCGGCCCCGCCGAAAAGCTCGCCCTGCTCCACGGCGCGGTGCACACCTTCACCGAGTCCGGCTACAGTTGGATCGGGGTGGACTCTTTCGTCAGGAATGGCGACGAACTCGCCGACGCCCAGGCGGCCGGGACCCTGCGCCACACCTGTATCGGCTACACCTGCGGCCCGGCCCGCCACCTGCTGGCCTGCGGCACCAGCAGCCTGGGTGAGGTGGACGGGGTCTATGTGCAGAACGAGCCCAACGCCGACGCCTGGCGCAAGGCGATCGAGGCCGGACGCCTCCCCATCCTGTGGGGCCACCGCCTGAGCGACGACGACCAGCGACGCCATCAGGCCATTCAGCACCTCCTGTGCAACCTGGAGGTACCCCTGAACCTGCTGGCCGGTCTCGCGGCCGACTATGAACGACTGGTGCGCTGCGCCGAGCACGGCCTGGTCGAGGTCGGCACCGACCGCATCAAGGTCACCCCACGCGGGCGCTACTTCCTGCGCGGCCTCTGCACCCAAACCGAGCCCAGCCTCGGCTGGAGCAACAACCACTGGGGCGTGCCCCAACTGCGGTGA
- the puhB gene encoding photosynthetic complex putative assembly protein PuhB yields the protein MAEYDHEPVPGLPERLPPGEALLWQGVPRWQSMARHAFHARKVVFYFIALLILLLAWNLQGGKSLVVALGGALWLALLGAVAVGVLILLAWAMSRATIYTITSRRVVMRIGVAIQICINIPFAQITSAGLRRYPDGSGDLPLTLTGPVRASYIVLWPHARPWYFSPPQPMLRAVPDAAKVAEILAGALASARPAQPDPAPAPTP from the coding sequence ATGGCCGAGTACGACCACGAACCCGTACCGGGCCTGCCGGAGCGCCTCCCCCCCGGGGAGGCGCTGCTCTGGCAAGGTGTGCCGCGCTGGCAGTCCATGGCGCGGCACGCCTTCCACGCCCGCAAGGTGGTCTTCTATTTCATCGCACTGCTGATCCTGCTCCTGGCCTGGAACCTCCAGGGGGGCAAGTCGCTGGTCGTGGCCTTGGGCGGGGCCCTGTGGCTCGCGCTGCTGGGCGCCGTCGCGGTCGGCGTGCTGATTCTCCTCGCCTGGGCCATGAGCCGGGCGACGATCTATACGATCACCAGCCGGCGGGTGGTGATGCGCATCGGTGTGGCGATTCAGATCTGCATCAACATCCCATTCGCCCAGATCACCAGCGCCGGGCTGCGCCGCTACCCCGACGGGTCAGGGGACCTGCCGCTCACCCTCACCGGGCCGGTGCGCGCGTCCTATATCGTCCTGTGGCCCCACGCCCGCCCCTGGTATTTCTCGCCCCCCCAGCCCATGCTGCGCGCCGTCCCGGACGCCGCCAAGGTCGCCGAGATCCTGGCCGGCGCCCTGGCAAGCGCCCGCCCCGCCCAGCCTGACCCCGCGCCCGCGCCAACCCCATGA
- the puhA gene encoding photosynthetic reaction center subunit H, translating into MFAAAPSYIDFGQIAIWAFWFFFAGLIIYLRREDKREGYPLESERSPYIRVVGWPDLPAPKTFLLPHGHGTVTKPSPEAPDQVNATPVEPWPGAPLTPTGDPMLARVGPGSCPTRMNEADLTHEGLDKIVPMRIAKEFSVAEGDADPRGFAVIGCDDQQAGTISEIWVDRSEPQIRYLEVDVKGGKRVLVPMGFARILKRKGQVKVAAITAAQFANVPVQASPSRITLREEDLVSSYYGGGKLYAVPERLEPFL; encoded by the coding sequence ATGTTCGCAGCAGCACCTAGCTACATCGATTTCGGCCAGATCGCGATCTGGGCCTTTTGGTTTTTCTTCGCCGGACTGATTATCTACCTCCGGCGTGAGGATAAGCGGGAAGGATACCCGTTGGAGTCGGAGCGCTCCCCGTACATCAGGGTCGTCGGCTGGCCCGATCTGCCCGCACCCAAGACCTTTCTCCTGCCCCATGGCCACGGCACCGTGACCAAGCCGAGCCCGGAGGCCCCCGACCAGGTAAACGCCACCCCGGTCGAGCCCTGGCCCGGCGCCCCCCTGACCCCCACCGGCGACCCCATGCTGGCCCGCGTCGGCCCCGGCTCCTGCCCGACCCGCATGAACGAGGCCGATCTGACCCACGAGGGCCTGGACAAGATAGTCCCGATGCGTATCGCCAAGGAATTCTCGGTCGCCGAGGGCGATGCCGATCCGCGCGGCTTCGCGGTGATCGGCTGCGACGATCAGCAGGCCGGCACCATCTCCGAAATCTGGGTCGACCGCTCCGAGCCGCAGATCCGCTACCTTGAGGTCGATGTCAAGGGCGGCAAGCGCGTCCTGGTGCCCATGGGCTTCGCCCGTATCCTGAAGAGGAAGGGGCAGGTAAAGGTCGCTGCCATTACCGCCGCCCAGTTCGCCAATGTTCCGGTTCAAGCCAGCCCCAGCCGCATCACCCTGCGCGAAGAGGACCTGGTGTCGTCCTATTACGGCGGCGGCAAGCTCTATGCCGTCCCGGAACGCCTCGAGCCCTTCCTCTGA
- a CDS encoding BCD family MFS transporter: MRSIGAIVTHGWLRLGPRFLPFADVGTRELPLGRLLRLALFQVSVGMAVVLLNGTLNRVAVVELGIPVWIISVMVSLPLLFAPLRALIGFRSDHHVSALGWRRVPYIWMGTLLQFGGFAIMPFALLVLGGDAHWQGPIGPIGAALAFLLVGAGLHITQTAGLALATDLAPPQVRPRAVALLYVMLLLGMLVSSLIFGQILADFSQKRLIQVLQGAALVTMILNVIALWKQEARNPALTRAGRATPAFRDSWAAYLRGGRVTRLLVALGLGTAAFSMQDILLEPYGGQVLHLTVGATTELTALLAGGTLLAFGLAARHLGRGADPYRLAGLGAVVGVFAFAAVLLSAPLGSAVVFRIGTFLIGFGGGLFSVGTLTAAMGMTQGDESGLALGAWGAVQATAAGLAIVLGGTLRDVIGGLAAQDALGAALTSPAVGYGTVYALEIVLLFMTLAAIGPLAGSSAAGRKTASNSFGLAEFPG; the protein is encoded by the coding sequence ATGAGGTCGATCGGCGCCATCGTCACCCACGGGTGGCTGCGGCTGGGGCCGCGCTTCCTGCCCTTCGCGGACGTCGGTACCCGGGAACTGCCCCTGGGCCGGCTGTTGCGCCTCGCCCTCTTTCAGGTCTCGGTCGGCATGGCCGTGGTGCTGCTCAACGGCACCCTGAACCGGGTGGCGGTCGTGGAACTGGGCATCCCGGTCTGGATCATCTCGGTCATGGTCTCGCTGCCGCTGCTGTTCGCGCCGCTGCGTGCCCTGATCGGCTTCCGCTCGGACCACCATGTGTCCGCGCTCGGCTGGCGGCGGGTCCCCTATATCTGGATGGGTACCCTGTTGCAGTTCGGCGGCTTCGCGATCATGCCCTTTGCGCTCCTGGTCCTGGGGGGCGACGCCCATTGGCAGGGTCCGATCGGCCCCATCGGCGCGGCGCTCGCCTTCCTGCTGGTCGGCGCCGGCCTGCACATCACCCAGACGGCCGGGCTCGCACTCGCCACCGACCTGGCCCCGCCGCAGGTCCGGCCGCGCGCCGTCGCCCTGCTCTATGTGATGCTGCTCCTGGGGATGCTGGTCAGTTCCCTGATCTTCGGCCAGATCCTCGCGGACTTCAGCCAGAAGCGCCTGATCCAGGTCCTGCAGGGGGCGGCCCTGGTCACCATGATCCTGAACGTGATCGCGCTGTGGAAACAGGAGGCCCGCAACCCGGCATTGACCCGTGCGGGCCGCGCCACCCCCGCCTTCCGCGACTCCTGGGCCGCCTATCTGCGCGGCGGCCGGGTCACGCGCCTCCTGGTGGCCCTGGGGCTCGGCACCGCCGCCTTCAGCATGCAGGACATCCTGCTGGAACCCTATGGCGGCCAGGTGCTGCACCTCACGGTCGGGGCGACCACCGAGCTCACGGCCCTGCTGGCGGGGGGCACGCTCCTGGCCTTCGGGCTGGCCGCGCGGCACTTAGGCCGCGGCGCCGACCCCTATCGCCTGGCGGGCCTGGGCGCCGTGGTCGGGGTCTTTGCCTTCGCCGCGGTCTTGCTGTCCGCGCCGCTGGGGTCCGCCGTCGTGTTCAGGATCGGCACCTTCCTGATCGGCTTCGGCGGCGGCCTCTTCTCGGTCGGCACCCTGACCGCCGCCATGGGCATGACCCAGGGCGACGAGAGCGGGCTGGCCCTGGGCGCCTGGGGCGCCGTGCAGGCGACCGCCGCCGGGCTCGCGATCGTGCTGGGCGGCACGCTGCGCGATGTCATCGGTGGACTGGCCGCGCAGGACGCACTGGGAGCCGCCCTGACGAGTCCGGCGGTCGGCTACGGGACCGTCTACGCGCTCGAGATTGTTTTACTTTTCATGACGCTGGCCGCCATCGGCCCACTCGCGGGCAGTTCCGCTGCGGGTCGCAAGACCGCGTCAAACAGCTTCGGCTTGGCCGAATTCCCCGGCTAG
- a CDS encoding integron integrase, producing MPTPPRREDGTPSNWDRYLDLLIHRGVPEKMRPWYVRRVEAFLKALRPVSLSSLTAEQVTGYLQEVSSQGQVTGWQFRQIVDALQLLLVDLSQAPVGKGIDWDWWKAGGKTLAPDHPTLGKSQAPGAGPRFAGAAAAFPLLETLARTIRAMQYSIRTEQAYVDWCHRFLAFCGDKPTEALGVEDVQRFLTHLAVDRSVSAKTQGLAYSAVAFLFKQVLERPLEDVRFSRPKRQQRLPVVLTREEVRRLCEAMDGTFGLMARLMYGTGMRLMECVRLRAADVDFGNRSIVVRNGKGGKDRIVPLPERLREPVEAHLARVRTLHERDLAAGAGSVYLPDALGRKYPNAAREWIWQYVFPSSRLSQDPKSGEVRRHHLHESSLQMEIKAAGQRAGLPKRVNSHALRHSFATHLLEAGYDIRTVQELLGHADVSTTMIYTHVLNRPGVVPVRSPLDAW from the coding sequence ATGCCAACCCCGCCCCGCCGCGAAGACGGCACCCCCTCCAACTGGGACCGCTACCTGGATCTCCTGATCCACCGCGGCGTGCCGGAGAAGATGCGTCCCTGGTACGTGCGCCGGGTCGAGGCGTTCCTGAAGGCGCTACGCCCGGTGTCCTTGTCCAGCCTGACGGCCGAGCAGGTCACCGGCTACCTCCAGGAGGTGTCGAGCCAAGGGCAAGTGACCGGGTGGCAGTTTCGCCAAATCGTCGATGCTTTGCAACTGCTTTTAGTTGACCTAAGTCAAGCCCCGGTCGGAAAGGGTATCGATTGGGACTGGTGGAAGGCCGGCGGCAAGACGTTGGCGCCGGACCATCCGACCCTTGGGAAGTCGCAGGCGCCGGGTGCGGGTCCGCGGTTCGCCGGTGCGGCGGCGGCCTTCCCGCTCCTGGAGACCCTGGCGCGGACCATCCGCGCGATGCAGTACTCGATCCGCACCGAGCAGGCCTATGTGGATTGGTGTCACCGGTTCCTGGCGTTCTGCGGGGACAAGCCGACGGAGGCCCTCGGGGTTGAGGACGTGCAGCGGTTCCTTACGCACCTGGCGGTGGACCGGTCGGTGTCGGCCAAGACCCAGGGCCTAGCCTACAGCGCGGTGGCCTTCCTGTTCAAGCAGGTGTTGGAACGGCCCTTGGAGGACGTGCGTTTCTCCCGGCCGAAGCGCCAGCAGAGGCTGCCGGTGGTGCTGACCCGGGAGGAGGTGCGCCGGTTGTGTGAGGCGATGGACGGGACCTTTGGCCTGATGGCGCGGCTGATGTACGGGACCGGGATGCGGCTGATGGAGTGTGTGCGGCTGCGGGCGGCCGACGTGGACTTTGGGAATCGCTCAATCGTGGTGCGCAACGGGAAGGGCGGGAAGGATCGGATCGTGCCCTTGCCGGAGCGCCTGCGGGAGCCGGTGGAGGCGCATCTTGCGCGGGTGAGGACCCTGCACGAGCGGGACCTGGCGGCGGGGGCGGGCTCAGTGTATCTGCCGGATGCCTTGGGGCGTAAGTACCCGAACGCGGCGCGCGAGTGGATCTGGCAGTACGTGTTTCCGAGCAGCCGGTTGTCGCAGGACCCCAAGTCGGGGGAGGTGCGCCGCCATCATCTGCACGAGTCGTCATTGCAGATGGAGATCAAGGCGGCCGGGCAACGCGCCGGGCTGCCGAAGCGGGTCAACAGCCATGCGTTGCGGCATTCGTTCGCGACCCATCTGCTGGAGGCGGGCTACGATATCCGCACGGTGCAGGAACTGCTGGGACATGCGGACGTGTCGACGACGATGATCTATACCCATGTGCTCAATCGGCCGGGGGTGGTGCCGGTGCGTAGTCCGCTGGATGCGTGGTAG
- the bchJ gene encoding bacteriochlorophyll 4-vinyl reductase, which produces MGANEPHHQTAGGPDQPARIGPNAILRVIEALGAGPDAAATPRIFAQAGLSHYLETPPTEMVDEREVTALHQALRDILGIKQARQIGADAGRRTGDYLLANRIPRPVQRLLKLLPRALAARVLLRAIEKNSWTFAGGARFSTQSGCPTRFILDGSRVCRGTRSPLPLCDFYGATFERLFRELVDPEVRVVEVQCQAMGNPTCVFEVRSDGQ; this is translated from the coding sequence ATGGGCGCCAACGAGCCACACCATCAGACCGCCGGGGGCCCGGACCAACCCGCCCGGATCGGACCCAACGCCATCCTGCGCGTTATCGAGGCCTTGGGCGCCGGCCCGGATGCCGCGGCCACACCGCGCATCTTCGCGCAGGCCGGACTCTCCCACTACCTTGAAACCCCGCCCACCGAAATGGTGGACGAACGCGAGGTCACCGCGCTACACCAGGCCCTGCGTGACATTCTCGGCATCAAACAGGCGCGCCAGATCGGCGCCGACGCCGGGCGGCGCACCGGCGACTACCTGCTCGCCAACCGCATCCCCCGCCCGGTGCAACGCTTGCTCAAACTCCTGCCGCGCGCACTCGCCGCCCGGGTCCTGCTCAGGGCGATCGAGAAGAACTCCTGGACCTTCGCCGGCGGCGCCCGCTTCAGCACCCAGTCCGGCTGCCCCACCCGCTTCATCCTCGACGGCTCCCGCGTCTGCCGCGGCACCCGCTCCCCGCTGCCCCTGTGCGACTTCTACGGCGCCACCTTCGAGCGCCTCTTCCGGGAACTGGTCGACCCCGAGGTCCGCGTCGTCGAGGTCCAGTGCCAGGCGATGGGCAACCCCACCTGCGTCTTCGAGGTGCGCAGCGACGGCCAGTAG
- a CDS encoding DUF5615 family PIN-like protein, producing MRRPCDHRRIRYVPASRNGRKRPMLRLLADENLDSNIARGVVRRLPGIDLVRVQAVGLCGDDDPTVLGWAAEQGRVLITHDVATVRHFAYERRRCRNRGRIIRLRQRQR from the coding sequence ATGAGGCGGCCCTGCGATCACCGCCGGATCAGGTACGTGCCCGCATCGCGCAACGGGAGAAAACGACCGATGTTGCGCCTGCTCGCTGACGAAAACCTGGACAGCAACATCGCTCGCGGAGTCGTGCGCCGCCTCCCCGGTATCGACTTGGTGCGGGTGCAGGCTGTCGGGCTCTGTGGGGACGATGACCCGACCGTTCTGGGGTGGGCCGCGGAGCAGGGACGCGTTCTTATCACCCACGACGTAGCAACCGTGAGGCACTTTGCCTATGAGCGGCGTCGTTGTCGTAATCGTGGTCGGATTATTCGATTACGACAACGACAACGATAG
- a CDS encoding DUF433 domain-containing protein: MELALKSEPPPLQEDAHGVIRIGQTRVALESVIGLFEQGASAEEIALRFDALDLHTVYATLTYYLSHRQEVQDYMHRQRQSSARARHEAALRSPPDQVRARIAQREKTTDVAPAR, translated from the coding sequence ATGGAACTTGCCCTGAAAAGTGAACCCCCGCCCTTACAGGAAGACGCCCACGGCGTCATCCGCATCGGTCAGACCCGGGTGGCCTTAGAGAGCGTCATCGGCCTCTTCGAGCAGGGCGCATCGGCAGAAGAGATCGCCCTGCGCTTCGATGCTTTAGACCTCCACACCGTCTACGCAACCCTGACCTACTACCTCAGCCACCGGCAAGAGGTACAGGATTACATGCACCGTCAGCGCCAGTCCTCCGCCCGCGCCCGGCATGAGGCGGCCCTGCGATCACCGCCGGATCAGGTACGTGCCCGCATCGCGCAACGGGAGAAAACGACCGATGTTGCGCCTGCTCGCTGA
- a CDS encoding DUF433 domain-containing protein, translating to MDYRERITIEPDKRGGKPCIRGLRITVYDILGYLAAGMSEAEILDDFPDLEPADIRASLAFAADFEHRLMVAPSR from the coding sequence ATGGACTACCGCGAACGCATCACGATCGAACCCGACAAGCGCGGCGGAAAGCCGTGCATCCGCGGTCTTCGTATCACTGTCTACGACATTCTCGGCTACCTGGCCGCGGGAATGAGCGAAGCCGAGATATTGGATGACTTTCCGGATCTTGAACCGGCGGATATCCGCGCCTCACTGGCCTTTGCCGCCGACTTTGAGCATCGCCTCATGGTGGCACCAAGCCGGTGA
- the puhE gene encoding putative photosynthetic complex assembly protein PuhE, with protein sequence MLSFVVPALYALFVWWLGTGIILYLDGLPQRTYRWSLTGAAAALVAGVYGLVLTCTGLSLAHVYCGFTCGVLIWGTLEMSYFMGLVSGPRKAPCPPGCGPWKRFALAVGTSLYHEVSVVVTGVILIALCWDQPNQVGVWTYSVLWIMRWSAKLNVFFGVPNLHTDWLPEHLRFLQTYMGQRHMNYLFPVSVTLGTVGVILLVGRALDTDIAPFSDTSYVLTATLLALAVLEHWFLVLPLPDEALWSWAFQRRADTGAARTPVCPACAQDRPRVLISLRGI encoded by the coding sequence ATGCTCTCGTTTGTCGTCCCGGCGCTCTACGCCTTGTTCGTCTGGTGGCTGGGCACCGGCATCATCCTCTACCTGGACGGACTGCCCCAGCGGACCTATCGCTGGAGCCTGACCGGCGCGGCGGCGGCCCTGGTCGCGGGCGTCTATGGCCTGGTCCTGACCTGTACCGGGCTGTCCCTCGCCCATGTCTATTGCGGCTTCACCTGCGGCGTCCTGATCTGGGGGACGCTGGAGATGAGCTATTTCATGGGGCTCGTGAGCGGCCCCCGCAAGGCGCCCTGCCCGCCCGGGTGCGGGCCCTGGAAGCGCTTCGCGCTGGCCGTCGGGACCAGTCTCTACCACGAGGTCTCGGTAGTCGTCACCGGCGTCATCCTGATCGCCCTGTGTTGGGACCAGCCCAATCAGGTCGGGGTCTGGACCTACAGTGTCCTGTGGATCATGCGCTGGAGCGCCAAGCTCAATGTCTTCTTCGGGGTGCCCAACCTGCATACGGACTGGCTTCCCGAACACCTGCGATTCTTACAGACCTACATGGGTCAGCGACACATGAACTATCTGTTCCCGGTGTCGGTGACCCTGGGCACCGTGGGCGTCATACTCCTGGTCGGCCGGGCCCTGGATACCGACATCGCCCCATTCAGCGACACCAGTTACGTACTGACCGCAACACTCCTCGCCCTGGCGGTCCTGGAACATTGGTTCCTGGTGCTGCCGCTGCCGGACGAGGCCCTGTGGTCCTGGGCCTTCCAGCGGCGCGCCGATACCGGCGCAGCGCGGACGCCGGTGTGCCCCGCGTGCGCACAGGATCGGCCCCGAGTCCTGATCTCCCTGCGGGGCATCTGA
- the bchE gene encoding magnesium-protoporphyrin IX monomethyl ester anaerobic oxidative cyclase: protein MRILMIQPNYHAGGAEIAGNWPPGWVAYIAGALKQAGYTDVSFLDAMCEHMPDDVLREYIRKHAPDVVLATAITPMIYKAQTTLQLAREALPGCVTILGGIHPTFMYTQVLGEAPWIDYIVRGEGEEIIVNLLRSVEKGTDKEDRARIQGIAFLDEAGQVVATPAHPVIQDLDTLTPDWSILNWNHYIYIPLNCRVAVPNFARGCPFTCRFCSQWKFWRTYRHRNPKKFVDEVEILVRDYNVRFMILADEEPTIFKRQFVALCQELIDRKVNIHWGINTRVTDIMRDRDLLPFYRKAGLVHVSLGTEAAAQLNLDVFRKQTTVEQNKLAVKLLRDAGIVAEVQFIMGLENETKETIEETYRLAQDWKPDMVNWNMYTPWPFAELFEDLGDRVEVRDYSKYNFVTPIMKPEAMTREEVLKGVLRNYARFYARKSFFEYPWIRDKFKRRYMLGCLKAFLKTTWNKTFYDLERVKYKGGMSTEIDLGFDQSKVLTQEQIAELKISRPDLSADVNFKGTPIKILACGGPDQQIDEATGLPPAVSEKPAPQRPVVSSV, encoded by the coding sequence ATGCGCATTTTAATGATTCAGCCAAACTATCACGCGGGCGGCGCGGAGATTGCCGGCAACTGGCCCCCCGGCTGGGTCGCCTACATCGCCGGCGCCCTGAAGCAGGCGGGCTATACGGATGTCAGCTTCCTGGACGCGATGTGCGAGCACATGCCGGACGACGTGTTGCGCGAATATATCCGCAAGCACGCCCCGGACGTGGTGCTGGCGACCGCCATCACGCCGATGATCTACAAGGCCCAGACCACCCTCCAGTTGGCCCGCGAGGCGCTGCCCGGCTGCGTCACCATCCTGGGCGGCATTCACCCGACCTTCATGTATACACAGGTCCTGGGCGAGGCCCCCTGGATCGACTACATCGTGCGCGGCGAGGGCGAGGAGATCATCGTCAACCTGCTCCGCTCGGTCGAGAAGGGTACCGACAAAGAGGACCGCGCCCGCATCCAGGGCATCGCCTTCCTGGACGAGGCCGGCCAGGTGGTGGCCACCCCGGCGCACCCGGTGATCCAGGACCTGGACACCCTCACGCCCGACTGGTCCATCCTCAACTGGAACCACTACATCTATATCCCGCTGAACTGCCGGGTGGCGGTGCCGAACTTCGCCCGCGGCTGTCCCTTCACCTGTCGCTTCTGCTCCCAATGGAAGTTCTGGCGCACCTATCGTCATCGCAACCCGAAGAAGTTCGTCGATGAGGTCGAGATCCTGGTGCGCGACTACAACGTCCGGTTCATGATCCTGGCGGACGAGGAACCGACCATCTTCAAGCGTCAGTTCGTCGCCCTGTGCCAGGAACTGATCGACCGCAAGGTGAATATCCACTGGGGTATCAACACCCGCGTGACCGACATCATGCGTGACCGGGATCTCCTGCCCTTCTACCGCAAGGCCGGGCTGGTGCATGTGTCGCTCGGCACCGAGGCGGCCGCCCAGTTGAACCTGGACGTCTTCCGCAAGCAGACTACGGTGGAGCAGAACAAGCTCGCCGTGAAGCTCCTGCGCGATGCCGGCATCGTCGCCGAGGTCCAGTTCATCATGGGCCTGGAGAACGAGACCAAGGAGACCATCGAGGAGACCTACCGGTTGGCGCAGGACTGGAAGCCGGATATGGTCAACTGGAACATGTATACCCCCTGGCCCTTCGCCGAGCTGTTCGAGGACTTGGGCGATCGGGTCGAGGTGCGCGACTACTCCAAGTACAACTTCGTCACGCCCATCATGAAGCCCGAGGCCATGACGCGCGAGGAGGTCCTGAAGGGCGTGTTGCGCAATTACGCCCGCTTCTATGCGCGCAAGAGCTTCTTCGAATACCCCTGGATCAGGGACAAGTTCAAGCGCAGGTACATGCTCGGGTGTCTGAAGGCGTTCCTGAAGACCACCTGGAACAAGACGTTCTATGATCTTGAGCGCGTCAAGTACAAGGGCGGCATGTCGACCGAGATCGATCTGGGCTTCGACCAGTCCAAGGTCCTGACCCAGGAGCAGATCGCTGAACTGAAGATCAGCCGCCCCGACCTGTCGGCGGACGTCAACTTCAAGGGCACGCCGATCAAGATCCTGGCCTGCGGCGGACCCGATCAGCAAATCGACGAGGCCACCGGCCTGCCCCCGGCAGTCAGCGAGAAACCCGCGCCCCAGCGCCCCGTCGTATCGTCCGTATAG
- the puhC gene encoding photosynthetic complex assembly protein PuhC, which produces MADPSPNAHFPRKVLIAFAALIGFFLVLVTAAVLTGYNASQMPPSPAVYSRDLRFSDRPDGTTLVQDATDGSTVAVLPVGGEGFVRGLLRTTSRGRRNASVPPETPFRLARLADGRLNLTDLGTQRVIELRSFGPANDAAFAVFLGSKAALVTAPGAPAVKTDATH; this is translated from the coding sequence ATGGCTGACCCGTCCCCCAACGCCCACTTTCCTCGCAAGGTATTGATCGCGTTCGCCGCGCTGATCGGATTCTTCCTGGTCCTCGTGACCGCGGCGGTCCTGACCGGGTACAATGCCAGTCAAATGCCGCCCTCACCGGCGGTGTACAGCCGGGATCTCCGTTTTTCGGATCGACCCGACGGGACCACGCTGGTCCAGGACGCCACCGACGGCAGTACGGTGGCCGTGCTCCCGGTCGGCGGCGAGGGTTTCGTGCGCGGGTTATTGCGCACCACGTCCCGGGGGCGGCGCAACGCGAGTGTGCCGCCCGAGACGCCGTTCCGGCTGGCCCGGCTCGCCGATGGCCGGCTGAACCTGACCGACCTGGGAACGCAGCGGGTGATCGAATTGCGCTCCTTCGGCCCGGCCAATGACGCGGCATTTGCCGTTTTCCTGGGCAGCAAGGCCGCCTTGGTCACCGCGCCAGGCGCCCCGGCGGTGAAGACCGACGCTACCCATTAG